The Heptranchias perlo isolate sHepPer1 chromosome 3, sHepPer1.hap1, whole genome shotgun sequence region TTCTTGTGGATAGAAACCACATTTGCACTCTAGAACACTGAGGGTATGTGTACCTCAAACAGAAACTCCTATTCAAAGACAGCTACAAAGATGTTCTCCGAGACATTGCCATTCCCTCCCCAACCCACTTAGAACAGCAGTCAATCGCTGATTGTTGGTATGTGTCACCTCTCTGTACACCTTACATTAGTCCCTGCTATATATCCCTCCTTGATGCATTTTTACATCACTTGGACTCTCAAATACAATTGATGTGATCAATCAAACTTCTCCCCAAAGGCTTGAAGTAGTTGGGCATCGTTGGGTGTCATTTGATCACAATCCAGCATGGAAACCAACTGATTGGGCTGCTGTATGTGTACAAGTTCTGTACATGCACAGATGATAGTTTTGCAGAACTCTGGGACGAACTCAGCGTAGCAGCCAGACAGCACAGCACACACTGGTTTTATTTAGCAAACATTGACACAATGTAAGAAAAGCTGACTGTCTGTGTGAAACAAGGACTTCTGACATGTATTGCCAGTATTTCTATTTTTGCCAATACCTCTATTATTCTCCACTCAAGCTTCTTTTTGATTTATGTCCATGCCTGTAAAATAAAGAAATGTGCAATTGCCTTAGAAAAGATGGAGTAGCAGTATTTTACCTTTCAACATTGGCCAACAGGACAAATTCAAATCAATATCGGGTTATAGTAAGGGAAGAACTCTGACATACTGAAGATGTGAGAGGCATTTCTTTTTAATTTGGATATTTGAAACAATAGAAAGTAACACCTTAAAACAGAGTACCTGCCAACAGCTCCTAGTGCTTTGATCATTTCTGAGTCCTTGCTTGAAAAGCCATTGTGGGACCCACATAGCATGATACTTCTTGGGGTCAAGTAGCAGGTTTACTGTTGAGGGTATTATCAGAGCATCTACCAAATTCAACATTTTCCCCTCAAGTTCTGAATGTAAATATTCATATCTTTACTGCCCAGCAAATTTCATGCTTTGTGACAGTTTTTTCTCCCTTGCCTACAACCTTTGTATGTGCTTTGGCATGCACATGCACAGGAAAGAAGTGCCGGGCATTCTGGGCAACGTTAGAAGAGCCAAGAAGCATGAGGCACACATCATTGCACATGCGCAGAACAGAATTACAGGACATTCTGGGGTGATCATAGATTTCTGtcagaaaaagttgacacaactGTGAGAACACTGACTGTCAGTGACAAACATTGACAGTTGGCATGCATGAATCTTGTTTTATCCATATCTGAGATGTAGGGTTTGTTACGGTACTTACTAGGTTTCCATTTTTTCTGTTCATTTTGTTTAATACGTGGCAGACACTCAACTAAGAGTATTGATTTATCATATTGATATAGTTTAGTTATGTTGCTTTTTTGTATAGCTTTACAATATATTTGTGTGTTGCATTGTAAAATTTCTGAAAATGAGATTTTGAAAAACCTTCCAAAGAAAAATGTTTGAACCTAGCCGCCTGAAGAACTAACATTTGCACCATATGAGCACCAATTCCCCTCAGCTGACAGCAGCACATGGCTGCTCTTTACAGAGATTGGCATTCTTGCACCTTGCTGCTTAGACCAGCTGTTCAGTGACATCAGCTGAGCATCACTCAGTGCCTCTATGGGAGTGTTATGCAGGACTCAAATGATCATTTGTCCTCACAGGTAGGAGGTTATATTCAGgttgaggtggaggagcagactgTTTTGCATTTATTtctcctctgtccctccctccctgaacTATAGCCTTTTAATATATGGTAGGTAAAGCCTTTGTAGTATGTACCGAGCTCACAAAcaggcaatgtaggaaatgcagaggCAAACTGAGCTCTTGATGTGTGCGCTGTTACACAGCCTTGTGGGCACAGAAGATGCTAAAATGGAAGGTGATATCAAGGAGAACTGATGTAAAATTCTGAGTAGAAGTTTTACCTGTTAAAGGCGCATTGCAGCACCAAATTAAAATATCTAACAAAAATTAAGAAGCatatattttctgcttttgtggGGAGAAAAGGGTTAATTGTGCTATTTTTATTGGCAGATATTAATGATACCTGAGCACGATTTTCCTGTGGGTAATTTTATAAAACAACTTTGTTCTATTGGCTTAGTGTATCACAGATGTAATAATGCTGCTTTCATACTTCTCATGCACCAAGTAGCCACTTAACCTGTGTAACTGACAAAGGGTTCAGTATTCCAGAGAGTGAATGTGCTAATGTAGTCTACGTCTGACATGTAGGGCTCAAATCTACAAACTCAACTAAACCAAGTTGACATTTCCCTTATCCCAAGTCCAAATGTACACACTTTCAGCAAGGGTCACTGAATGGTTTGTGACTGGAAGTGGGAAtcttgtttcttttttctctctatccTAGGGTCACTGCAGCCCATCATAATGGCGTACTGTTACATTGGCTGAGATGGGCCTAAGTTCCTAGCAGAAAGAGCTATTAATTATgaattggtatcaaattttgatgCTACGCTGGCATGTATgatgagattatttttaaatctcaGTTAACTCATTTGATTATAGATAGCACAGAATTAGTGATGCAATTTTTAATATGCATGCCTCTGATTTATTTGCTGTATTGTGCCTGAATGCATACCATATACTGCATACTATgcactttttctgtttttgttccgtTGCTGTAGACTAGCTGTGATGTCACCCAGTCATACTAACACATGGTTGGTTATTCTGTGTTTCAGATCACTGCCTGGAGTTCTGCATAAAAGAACAGACAAGTCTCCCACGTCTCTTAGTCAGCTAAAAAAAAGAATCAGCAGAGCAGATTAATACAGACTTGTATCTAGTGGCCCTTTATACAAAGGCTGGCTTTAAAGAGAACATAGTGACATTTAATGAGCTATGAGATGAGGCCCTGCTGGTAATACTTGCAGCACAAGACTCTTCCTCTCTTCAGCCTGCTTGATATACATGATTCAACACAGTGTATTTGGAGTAGCTCAACACAGATTCCAAGACGGCTGCTGGGGACAGGCCATCGAGCATGCCTACAGAAATGCTACAAGCAGATAGCATGGTCAAACCTGTTGGTTCGACGACCACCTTTACTTCAGCTGTTCCTCTTCGCATACTGAACAAAGGGCCGGACTATTTTCGAAGGCAGACAGAGCCTAACCCTAAAAGACTCAGTGCTGTGGAGCGGCTTGAAGCTGATAAAGCGAAATATGTGAAGAGTCAAGAAGTCATTAATGCCAAGCAAGAGCCAGTGAAGCCAGCTGTGCTGGCAAAGCCGCCAGTCTGCCCAGCAGTCAGGCGGGCAGCAGGTACCCCATCGCAGAAGCTGTCTAATAATCACAAGGCAGACAGCACTGCAAAAAGAGAAAACTTAAATCTGGAAATTCTGAAGAATATAATCAATAGCTCAGAAAGTTCCACCTCGGGGTCAGTACACAAACACAGCACACGGAACTGGCCCCAGCACAGACCTGCCTCCACAGAAATCAACCGCCGCACGTTCGCAGAATCTATTCAGGTGTACAGTAATCAAGGCCATAGTAGTCCACAGGGAGGCAACCTGAACGTAACCAAAAGATTGTTTGAAGACCAAGTCAGTGATTCAGTCCTGCACATTTCTCACAGTACAGCAGATGTGAGGAGAGTTGTAGAAGGAAAGCCTCTAAAACCAATACCCAGCAGTAGTTCTGCTCCTCCTGTTCTACCCAAACCTAATATTTCAACCTGTAATACACCTAAGTCACCAACACAAACCACTCCAGAATTGGCCACCAATCCAAGCAGGCGACCCTCGCTCCACCGCTCCAAGTCTGATCTCAGTGATCGGTATGCTCGTGCCAATGCAGACGTGGAGCGATTCTTTAACTACTGCGGACTAGATCCTGAAGAACTTGAAAACATTGGAATGGAGAATTTCACAAGGGCGAATTCGGACATAATCTCCCTGAACTTTCGCAGTGCGAGCATGATCAGTTCAGACTGTGAGCAGTCACGACGGAGCAATGATGACCTGACAGATGACGAGGAAACAAATGATCGTGTCCCATATGGTATTTCAGCTGTGGAAAGGAATGCTAGGGTGATTAAATGGCTGTATAGTTGCAAACAAGCTAAGGAATCCCAGAAAATATCTCATGTTTAAAGGACACAAAGTCTGGTTGATTCAAatattttttgtatttttattttgtcTGTGAACCTTTTAGTTGTGAAGAGTTGTGAAGTCTACTGGGATATTTCTTGCAGATCTCAATTCCACTGTGTTGCTAGCTGTATGTTCCCTCATTGCATGCTTATCGACTTGAGCTCAGAATTGGCCTCTACTTTAGAACATATGAGGACATGGATGCTTCAACTGTATTAGATATATACCTATATACATATGTATCAACCAACAAGAGCACGAGGTACTATGTACACATTTTATCATACATTTCAAACAATTATATATGAGGACAAATGGCCTTTATCGTTGGAGATCCTCTATTCATAAATAAATGTAATCAGGGCAAAAAAAATTCATTTCATCTATCTGAAACTTTGCCATGGCAGTTATGTGTAGCTCACCTCGGGCTGGAAACGCATGTTACAGCCCATGTAACCTCTAATATTAGTGAGTCGTCTAACATTTCTCATGAAGCTACCCAGTTTTATGCATCAGTACGGTACAGCTCTGACAATCCATGTCTTCCAAAGCTGCTTCAACTGCCATTCTAACTGTCTGCTGTAATGTGGTGGTGAGAAGTGAAAAGTACAGCGGGTGACCTCATTAAATAGTTCATTGTTGCTTTTTAATATCCTCTGCACTTCAATTCATAAAAAGACTGGTGCCTCAACTGATGCGGAAACCAGATTTTTTTTGTATTATATAAATGCTGTAAGGGTTTGTAAATACTTTAAAGGTGTTATCAGATCTGTAAAGAAGAGTCTGTTATACTAATAAATAGTTTCCAGTTCATTCGTCACCTTTCTTGATTTTACCTTTTTTCATTCATAATGCCAGTGTTGTTTTAGTTTTAAAGTGGACAtttcaaaaaaaagtttacaATATTGTGACATTTTTTTACCCTTATTGTGGCTTCATGGTGTGATTTAATACACTACAAGCAAACATGCAACGATGGCCTTAGCACTGTTttagaaaaatgtcacactaaTTGCATGGTATTCAAACCCTTGAAACATGTTGACCTCTTAATTATCATACTCACTACTGTAGTACAATATCTCTTTATAGGCTATAGTGAGATTCAAAGAATGTTGCATTGTAATACTTTAAACATGCAGCATAATCCTATTTAGCTGCGAAAACATGATGCTAATTTGCAGCTGTACTCTCATTGTTCAGGTTACAGGCACATTGTTTCACACATTAGTAGTTGTATTTTTGAAAATGACATCTTTACGGTATGACCGTGTActttacactttttttaaaaaagtaagaaGGCTTCACAAATCCTCTGCCTGAATGCATGGGGTGGGTTATCTCGTGCACATTGCTGCACTTGCAATCAACAAAAGTCTGATAAGCTATTTTAAATTCCATATCTGTTTCATTGGAGCTGCAGTAAATTACAAAGCAGTAATACATGAAGCATAATGAGACTGAAGGGAGCAACATCTGTCTTGTAGATGTaaaaattaaacaagtgaatggtggaaatctgaagtaaaaaccaaAATTGCAGGAAATGCACAGGAGGTCGTTAGGCAGCAGCTGAAGGAGAAAAGCAGTGGGCATTTCTGGAAAATTGATAAATGGCCTCATGTGAAGAATTAATTATATTTTTCTTTCAGACATTAATTTTTCAAGTGAGAACCTTTGACAGTTCTTCAAAAACATTAACCCAACTTCCTCTTTCAACTGCTGACTGACCACCCGttgtgtattttctgtttttattgtagtGTTTTCGTTGTGCTTTTGTTCAAAATAAGTGTGTATGATTTAGATTACCAATGTTTTTTTGTTTGGTAGTCCTTGTAACTTTTTGGCTTCTGTATTTGTCATAAGATATAATATTCAAACACTTTTCACTTCATATTTGAACCCTGTTGTGAAGCAAAAGTTAACGGACATTTACCTGTGCACTATTTTTCTGTATTTGTATTGTATCATCTTCATGTATTGTCTTGTTCTATAAGCACAATTAAGTTTgtggaatttgggactgatgcTACTGACCACATCTCTAAAGAACTATGGAAAAACAAATTGATGACTAACAATTGTAAGCTCTTCTTGGTGCTTTCTTGTTACTAgtttttaataataaaaaaaatgaatgtgTCTTTGCACTCTAGGCTGAAAGTAGCTCTGATTTCAGTACAGCTAACAGTAATAATAATACCAAGTGATAACAACCCAGAGCAAAGTTTCACCTTTTCATTTTGTGCTGCCACATTTACTTGTATGTCTAGTAGCACAGAATTTACCTTCGTTTTCTACTGAAGTAGCAGCTAACTGTGACCGTGATTCTGGCACTAATGTGTTTGATTGCTGGCAAAGTGCAATATTTTCCCCTTTGGCTGCATGTAGTTCAAATGAGATGTCCGTGTTCATTCAGTCACATTTGTATATTTTTTTCTTTGAGCAAGTATAATGCCCATGGGGTGAGATTGTTTCCTTTTAGGTTTTGACTTGTAAAGTGACTCATTCTTTTAAATTACATTTGCAGAAACAAGTCGAACTTCTGCATTGCCTTTCCTTTGCCATTTGGATTGGCTACAAGCACAAGGGGGGAAATAAAATGGGTTGCAAATAGCAGTTTATAAAGAAATGGACCTGAAAATAAGTAGACCCTGCAATTTAGTACCAAGATCTATTAAAACAGCAGCAGTATTTTGTTAATACATTATGACTAAAGTGGCTAAATACCCCTTGTTTGGGAAAAGTAATATGTACTAAGATTGAATGCAAGTCATGCAGTAATTTACAGTTAGCCTCCAGTTATACTTGGGAGACTCATTATTTTGTTTCTGATGTATAAATAATGGACATCTTTGGCTGGAAGGTATTGAAATCCTGAGTACATGTAATAATTCAGACAAATGTAACCTTGACATCATAGAGATTCTTTATTTTATGGCTTACTCTTTAGCTTAAGTTACTATTTATTCTTTATCAATTCATTGATATAATACAGCTGCTCTTCATAACTGACCTTAAATTTTTCATCACCTAAactgaaggaaaaacagaaaatgaaattGTGTGAAGATGAAAGAGCAGTTAAAGCAATTGATTTAAGCAGCAATTGTATTTGGTGTTTGAACAAACTTTTGGTGGATAAACATGTTAAGAAATGACTCAAAATTGATGTGAATTTATTGTCCAGTTTTCATATTTTAGGTAAAGGTGGTATTGGAAGTCCCAGAGGAATATCCCAATATTAAACTGAGAATGCCTGCTCAGATGCTGCTCTTTGAATATGTTCAGAAGAGCAAATAATTTCATGCACTCAAACAAACTTATAAAAACATTTGTGCTAACAAGCACGCTGGAGGAAGACACGAGAGTTAATGATAAATCACTGAAAAAGCACTGCCACGTATAACGTAGGCCATACATGCCTTGgagatttgaaaaggaggaaggtCATCTACTATGGCTGTATAGCAGAAATGGAAATGGTATCGGATAGTATTAGTATTTTAACTAAATTATAGTAGGCAAGGTATGTTGCATTAAAAAGATCCTGAATTTTATGTTCACTTTTAATAATATTTGTAAGTAATtgaactctcttccttttcagcaATTCCATCCCACCCACAGGACTAAATCCATTCACCTTTCCCCTTGTTTGCTTTGCATAATAGTGGTACTGCAGTGAATATAACCTATTAACAACACTACAGATAGTTTCTTGATCTTTGAACGTGGCCACTCGTACTGGAATATGAGGATATATTTTTAACTGGCACTATTCCCATATGAATGCTTAACGCATGCATACCATAGATTCTTACAGCACAAACGGAGGCCATTTGATCCATTGTATCTATGCCAGCTATTTGCTAGAGCCATTCAaatctaatcccattgccctgagCGCTCTCTGTTGTCTTGTatcctcctctgtttaaatatttatcagttttaccttaaaagatgcaatctctctgcctccatgctccaacaacacagaaaattctcctaatttctttcTTCACCCTCTTAGTGATCATTTCAAGTTGAATGAGCTCTCATTGctgactccccaccagaggaaataatctttctctattcactctgtcaatactcttcataactttaaaaatcacaattaaatctcttcttcaGCTTTCTCTGCTTTAGTGGAAAAAGTTTCAATATCTAATTATTCTCATACATGGCATTATCCTAGTacactctatggctttaatgctcTTTCTATATTAGACACCCAAAACTGCATGCAATATTCTAACTGTGACCTAACTGATTTTTTATAAATtcattattttttctttactcttgcactccatgCCCTATTTATGAATCCCAAAATTCTATTGGCATTTCTTATGTCTATCTACCTGCATTACATTGGCTACTCTCCAATCCCACAACACAATTTCCATATTTAtgaaggattgaaaaattgtgccCTGAGCCTCTGTTATCTCCACTCTTCTGTGAACACAGTAGGGTACATGACATCAAGGCCTGGCAACTTACTCGCTTTGAGATCTGGtcatttttttcagaaccaatcCCTTTTCTACAGTGAGCTTTAtcaactgttccataatcttccTCTAGTACACaaacattctcacttccaccatatttgtaaaaacaatacaaaatatttgtttaatacctctgccatgccTACGTCCTCCACAGTTTAGACTCCCTTTCATTCCTGTGGTCCTATTTTTAATACTTTTTAGTATGCTTATAAAAACCCTTACTATTTCCTCATATTATCTCCTGGTCTtattttcatattcctttttagCACTTCTAATCTCCCGTTTCACCTCCCTACTACACTTTATATATTCCTCACGATTAGTATTGTTAGCCCTAACTTTATCATGTGCCTCCCTTTTAAGTTTCAATTTAACTTCAATCTATTTATCCATGAAACTCTACATTTTGATGCACCCCATTTTTGCCTtgtaggaatatatttattttgtagtttatgcatctcatatttgaagatttctTCCTGCTGATCTGTTGACCTGTTTGCTAACATTTTTTGTCCAGTTAGTTTCAGTcacatctgtttttatattgctgAATTTTTCCTTTTTGCAGTCCAGTACACTTACTTGACTCTTCGttatccttttctattcttacattGTACCTAACTATGCTGTGGTTGCTATTTCCAGTTGTTCTACTCACATCAGTTATTTGTCCCACTAAACTAAATCAAGAAATGCTTTTTTCCTCCCATTTTGAACTAGAGACTGATTTAGCAAGCAGTCCTAGATGCATTCTAAAAAGCCACCCCTTCTTTGACCACATGCATTACCTTTATTCCAGTCCATCTTGAGATAATCAAAATCACCCAATATTGTTGCCCTGTTGTTCTTGCATCTCTGAACTGTCTGCcgatctccccctcgatctcATTTCCACTGTTTAGTGGCCTGTAATTCACACTGATAATTGTACCATTTCTtttcctatttcttaattctatccatatggaTCTGTCTTGGAACAACCCCCTAGGCCATCCTTACATTCTGGGATAGAATCTTTCACGAACACTGCCACCCACCACTTTCTGAAGAAGTTAGTGGCTAaataagttaaggatagtattagattaaaagaaaaggcttataatgttgccaagaagagtagaaagcctgaggattaggagggttttagaaaccagcaaaggatgaccaaaaaattgttaaaggggaaaatagaatatgagggtaaacgagcaagaaatataaaaacagattgtatgagcttctacaagtatgtaaaaaggttgagacaggagaaattataatggggaataaggaaaggcAGGTACGTTacacatattttgtatctgtcttcacagtagaagacacaagaatcatagaatcttacagcacagaagaaggccatttggcccatcgtaccttgtgccagctctttgaaagaacggtccaatttagtcccacaccccagctttttccccataaccctgcaaattagtcctctgagtacatgtccaattgccttttgaaagttcctatggaatctgcttccgctACTATTTCAGGTGgtccattccagatcttaacaactcactgtgaaataatttctcctaatttcccttcTAGTGCTTTTGCCAATATTTTAAATctttgacctctggttaccaatccacttgccagaggaaacagagcAAGTAGGCAGAAACTATCAAAActcccctcttaaccttctctgatttaaagagaacaatcccagcttctccaatctctacacataactgaagtgcctcatccctggtatcatcctggtaaacctcctctgaactctctccaaggccttgacatccttcctgaagtgtggtgcccagaattttacacagtactctagctgaggcctaaccagtgatttgtgaagatttagcatgacttccttgtttttgtatttaatgcccctatttacaaagccaagaatcccataggcttccttaactgccttatcaacttgccctgccaccttcaaagatttgtgaatatgcacccccaggtccctctgctcttgcatcccACTCAAAATAGGATCATTTAGACTTTACTgcttctccatgttgttcctcccaaagcacatcacacttatctgcattaaattgcatctgctatgtgtctgcccatttcaccagtctatattctcctgaagtttgctactatcctgctcgctctttactacattgccaagttttgtatcatccgcgaaCTTCAAAATTgttcaggtcatttatatataacaagaaagactggtcctaatactgacccctgggggatcccactgcaaacttctctccagtcagaaaaacatccattcactagtactctctgcctcctatcccttagccaatttcatagccAAGTAACCACcaaccctttaatcccatgtgcttccatTTTCCGAAtgagttatgtggtactttatcaaatgccttttgaaagtccatatatacaaaatCTACTGTACTACCTtcttcaaccctctctgttacttcatcaaagaactcaatcagggtagtcaaacatgatttgcctttaacaaatccgtgctggctgaccTTTAtgaacccatgcttctccaagtgagaatgaattttgtccttgacaatggtctcttgtAGTTTTCTCActactgacattagactgactggcctgtagttaccagattTATCCCGTCTctgtttttgaacaggggtgtaacatttgcaatcccccagtcctctggcaccactcctatattcaaggaggattgaaagattgtggtcagagcttctgctctcTCCACCCTTGGTTCTATCAGCAacttaggatacatcccatctggactgggtgacttgttaactttgagtgatgacAACCTATTTAGAACCTCCTTTCTatccatttttatcctatccaatatctctactccccctcctctactgtgacattaacttcatccctttttttgtgaagacagatacaaagtattcatttagtacctcaatcatgccctctgcttccacaagatgatttacttttttgtccctaatcagccccaccattcctttaattatccttttactttttatgtttAGGAAAGatttttgtgttcccttttacccactaatcttttctcatactctctctttgctcttaTGTACTTTTTctatttccccctgcactctctgtattctgtctagttttctactgtattctgtacctgacatttgtcataaatctcctttttctgttttattttaacctctatttcctttgtcatccagggagctctagcattggatgccccatctttcctcatGGGACTGTGtttggtttgtacctgaactatctccaccttgaaggcctgcattactcatttactgttttcctggccaatctttgattccagtccaACTGCCTCTCACCTCCTTGGGTCCCTAACTCCACGGTGCTCCACTGTTGCCCAGAACCAGCCTCTTCTGAGTTGCGGTCACTGtctacctcatacttctccaatactatgtatctattggacagttccagtaagTCGGGTTCCCTGCACTTGTGAGTTGAGCCTCCATCTGCTGCCTCTGCAGGTGGTCACCCACTTCTCTTTTTACATAATGCCTGTGTCTTGAACTGTCTACTATTGCCTCTTGGGTAACCACTTTCTGGAATGTATGATCCAGAAAACCCCTCACCCTGTGGTCAGTTACTCTTCAGCACATAGATCCTCTGTTCCAGAGACTCAATTTTCCAACACTTAGTGCAAGTGTGCTGCCCTTGGATACACTGACGATCCATGATGGTCCACAGAAAACATTCCACACACATCACAAAGGTTCCCCACACTGTCATCTCTTTGGTCTAACATGAAAAATGTAACCAGTGTTAAACTGAAATCCCACTAGCACAAACTCTTGCCAAAATGAAACTCATTGTACTCACTTTCCATAAGTATTACTAAGGGAAAAATAAATTCCTGTGCAATGGCTCCTCAAGGATGAACTCCACATTCTTCTGGCCTTTCATTCGCACTCAAATGACCCCTTGCATATATTTTCTGCCTGGCAATGTTCCCATAGTTTCTAGTTGAACACGCTCATACAAAATCCTCTGTTCTTTTTACACAagtattaatttatttttaagagGTACTGCCTGTGTTAAAGCACAAAAAGGGGTTTAAGTACGAGCAGTTTAAGCATTTGCACAGGAACTGTTCAGGTTGGAAATTATACCCACAAGGTTCCATGGGCAGTACCTCACTCATGACTATTCCTTGTATGTAAACCAGGATTGTGAATTTCCATAGGTGTTTTGACTGGAGACATCACAGTTGAAACTGATGGTGTTCTTACCCAACATGCACACATACATTTTTACCATTAGTTATTAAACAGCAATTGGGACTCACTAATTTTTCACTTCTCTAACCTGGGGATACTGACAC contains the following coding sequences:
- the fam110b gene encoding protein FAM110B, whose translation is MPTEMLQADSMVKPVGSTTTFTSAVPLRILNKGPDYFRRQTEPNPKRLSAVERLEADKAKYVKSQEVINAKQEPVKPAVLAKPPVCPAVRRAAGTPSQKLSNNHKADSTAKRENLNLEILKNIINSSESSTSGSVHKHSTRNWPQHRPASTEINRRTFAESIQVYSNQGHSSPQGGNLNVTKRLFEDQVSDSVLHISHSTADVRRVVEGKPLKPIPSSSSAPPVLPKPNISTCNTPKSPTQTTPELATNPSRRPSLHRSKSDLSDRYARANADVERFFNYCGLDPEELENIGMENFTRANSDIISLNFRSASMISSDCEQSRRSNDDLTDDEETNDRVPYGISAVERNARVIKWLYSCKQAKESQKISHV